A genomic window from Punica granatum isolate Tunisia-2019 chromosome 2, ASM765513v2, whole genome shotgun sequence includes:
- the LOC116196771 gene encoding leucine aminopeptidase 1-like, with product MAARVVTLASAFVHSSSSASSSSSSSSLFRQRLSFRITLTVKPFLGSSSRGKLMAHTIAKATLGLTLPSIIEPPKISFAAKDVDVVEWKGDILAVGVTEKDMAKDENSKFPNPILKKLDAHLSGLLAEASSEEDFTGKAGQSVVLRLPGLGSKRIGLIGLGKTASTASAFQGLGEAVAAAAKTANASDVAVVLADSTGLSAELKLATASAIASGTVLGIHEDTRYKSESKKLALKSVDILGLGAGPELDKKLKYAEEVSSGIIFGRELVNSPANVLTPAVLAEEASKIASAYSDVLSATILTAKQCEELKMGSYLGVAAASANPPHFIHLCYKPLNGPAKVKLALVGKGLTFDSGGYNIKTGPGCSIELMKFDMGGSAAVLGAAKAIGQVKPPGVEVHFIIAACENMISGTGMRPGDIVTASNGKTIEVNNTDAEGRLTLADALVYACNQGVEKIVDLATLTGACVVALGPSVAGVFTPSDDLAKEVFDAAEISGEKLWRMPLEESYWDSMKSGVADMVNTGGRPGGAITAALFLKQFVDEKVQWMHIDIAGPVWNDKKKSATGFGIATLVEWVLTNSS from the exons ATGGCCGCCCGGGTTGTGACTTTAGCCTCTGCATTTGTTCACTCTTcctcttctgcttcttcttcatcttcctcttcttctctgtTCCGTCAGAGACTCTCCTTTAGGATAACGCTGACAGTAAAACCCTTTCTGGGTTCTTCAAGCAGAGGGAAGCTGATGGCTCACACCATCGCCAAGGCCACTCTGGGCCTCACTCTACCCTCCATCATCGAACCCCCCaag ATCTCGTTTGCTGCAAAAGATGTCGACGTGGTGGAATGGAAAGGAGACATACTCGCAGTGGGCGTCACCGAGAAGGACATGGCAAAGGATGAGAACTCGAAATTCCCTAACCCAATCCTGAAAAAGCTCGATGCTCACTTGAGTGGTCTCTTAGCAGAGGCCTCCTCTGAGGAGGACTTCACAGGAAAAGCCGGTCAGTCTGTGGTTCTCAGGCTTCCTGGTCTAGGTTCAAAGAGGATTGGCCTTATTGGGCTTGGTAAAACGGCTTCCACTGCATCGGCTTTCCAGGGTCTTGGGGAGGccgttgctgctgctgcaaaAACTGCCAACGCTAGTGATGTCGCTGTTGTCCTTGCTGATTCTACCGGATTGTCTGCAGAGTTGAAGCTTGCCACTGCATCTGCAATAGCATCAG GTACCGTGCTCGGGATTCACGAGGATACTCGATACAAGTCAGAGTCAAAGAAGTTGGCCCTTAAGTCTGTAGACATTCTTGGTCTCGGAGCAGGACCTGAACTAGATAAGAAGCTCAAGTATGCAGAAGAAGTTTCTTCTGGTATAATCTTTGGAAGAGAGCTTGTCAATTCACCTGCCAATGTCCTTACTCCAG cTGTTTTGGCGGAAGAGGCATCAAAAATTGCTTCCGCGTACAGTGATGTGCTCTCTGCCACAATTCTTACTGCTAAGCAATGCGAAGAGTTGAAAATGGGGTCGTATTTGGGTGTTGCTGCGGCTTCTGCAAACCCTCCCCACTTCATCCACTTGTGTTACAAGCCTCTAAATGGACCTGCTAAGGTCAAGCTGGCTTTAGTTGGAAAGGGATTGACTTTCGACAG TGGTGGCTACAACATCAAGACCGGGCCTGGGTGCTCAATTGAGCTCATGAAGTTTGATATGGGAGGTTCTGCAGCAGTTCTAGGTGCTGCGAAAGCTATTGGCCAAGTCAAGCCTCCAGGAGTTGAG GTTCATTTCATCATCGCAGCTTGTGAGAACATGATCAGTGGAACGGGCATGAGGCCCGGAGATATTGTCACTGCTTCCAATGGGAAGACAATTGAG GTGAATAACACTGATGCTGAAGGTCGACTCACACTTGCAGATGCTTTGGTGTATGCGTGTAACCAAGGTGTTGAAAAG ATTGTAGATTTGGCAACACTCACTGGAGCTTGTGTTGTTGCTCTCGGGCCATCTGTTGCAG GTGTTTTTACTCCGAGCGATGACCTGGCAAAGGAGGTATTTGATGCCGCAGAGATCAGTGGAGAGAAACTATGGAGAATGCCCCTGGAGGAAAGCTATTGGGATTCAATGAAATCAGGAGTGGCTGATATGGTCAATACTGGAGGAAGGCCGGGAGGTGCTATTACAGCTGCATTGTTCTTGAAACAG TTTGTAGATGAGAAAGTCCAGTGGATGCACATAGACATCGCAGGTCCTGTGTGGAATGACAAGAAGAAGAGCGCCACGGGATTCGGCATTGCTACCCTCGTTGAGTGGGTCTTGACGAACTCTTCTTAG
- the LOC116196731 gene encoding transmembrane 9 superfamily member 8-like has translation MARGSLLAFQLWISACLLLVLRASSFYLPGVAPQDFQKGDELKVKVNKLTSIKTQLPYTYYSVDYCKPDKIVDSAENLGEVLRGDRIENSPYVFKMREPQMCNIVCRKTLNAKTAKDFKEKIDDEYRVNMILDNLPLVLPVARPDQGTHTVYQHGFPIGFKGQYSASKEEKHFIYNHLVFTVKFHRDTVTEAARIVGFEVKPFSVKHTYEGDWNEKTRLTTCDPHAKRTVTNSETPQEVEDKKEIIFTYDVDFQESDVKWASRWDTYLLMADDQIHWFSIVNSLMIVLFLSGMVAMIMLRTLYRDISKYNQLETQEEAQEETGWKLVHGDVFRPPAYSDLLCVYVGTGVQFFGMTLVMMVFAVLGFLSPSNRGALMTAMLLLWVFMGILAGYSSARLYKMFKGTEWKKITLKTAFTFPATAFAIFFVLNALIWGEKSSGAVPFGTMFALVLLWFGISLPLVFVGSYAGFKKPPIEDPVKTNKIPRQIPEQPWYMTPVFSILIGGILPFGAVFIELFFILTSIWLHQFYYIFGFLFIVFLILIVTCAEITIVLCYFQLCSEDYHWWWRSYLTSGSSALYLFLYATFYFFTKLEITKLVSGALYFGYMLIISYAFFVVTGTIGFYACFWFTRLIYSSVKID, from the exons ATGGCGAGAGGTTCTCTTCTCGCGTTTCAGTTATGGATCTCCGCCTGCCTGCTTCTCGTTCTCCGAGCTTCCTCCTTCTACCTCCCCGGAGTCGCTCCTCAGGACTTCCAGAAG GGTGATGAACTGAAGGTGAAAGTGAACAAACTAACGTCCATAAAGACACAGTTGCCTTACACCTACTATTCTGTTGATTATTGCAAGCCAGATAAGATAGTTGACAGCGCTGAAAATCTAGGAGAGGTTCTTCGGGGTGACCGCATTGAAAACTCTCCTTATGTG TTTAAAATGAGAGAGCCACAAATGTGTAACATTGTATGCCGAAAGACCCTAAATGCAAAAACTGCAAAAGACTTCAAGGAAAAGATAGATGATGAATACCGTGTAAACAT GATATTGGACAACCTCCCTTTGGTTCTTCCTGTAGCAAGGCCTGATCAGGGAACTCACACGGTGTATCAGCATGGCTTTCCTATCGGTTTTAAGGGACAGTATTCAGCA AGCAAGGAAGAAAAACATTTTATCTACAATCACTTAGTGTTCACTGTTAAGTTTCATCGAGATACTGTAACTGAGGCAGCAAGAATTGTGGGGTTTGAGGTCAAACCATTCAG TGTGAAGCATACATATGAAGGCGATTGGAATGAGAAGACCCGTCTGACAACCTGCGATCCCCATGCAAAACGCACAGTTACCAACTCTGAGACTCCTCAAGAGGTtgaagataaaaaagaaatcatctTCACGTACGACGTTGATTTCCAG GAGAGTGATGTCAAGTGGGCATCTCGGTGGGACACTTATCTTCTGATGGCTGATGATCAGATCCACTGGTTCTCAATTGTGAACTCTCTTATGATCGTATTATTCCTCTCGGGTATGGTAGCTATGATAATGTTACGAACTCTCTATCGCGACATCTCAAAGTACAACCAACTTGAGACCCAAGAAGAGGCCCAGGAAGAGACAGGCTGGAAACTGGTACATGGAGATGTCTTCAGGCCCCCAGCATACTCAGACCTGCTTTGTGTCTATGTTGGAACGGGTGTCCAGTTCTTTGGGATGACCCTTGTCATGATGGTCTTTGCTGTCCTAGGTTTCCTTTCCCCCTCGAACCGAGGCGCGCTTATGACGGCTATGCTTCTCCTCTGGGTCTTCATGGGAATCTTGGCGGGCTACTCCTCTGCCCGTCTTTACAAAATGTTCAAGGGTACGGAATGGAAGAAGATCACTCTCAAGACTGCCTTTACCTTCCCTGCCACTGCATTTGCTATATTCTTCGTCCTAAATGCCCTTATCTGGGGTGAGAAGTCGTCTGGGGCTGTTCCATTCGGGACCATGTTTGCTCTTGTACTATTGTGGTTTGgtatctctcttcctctcgTCTTCGTGGGAAGCTACGCTGGGTTCAAGAAGCCACCAATTGAAGATCCTGTGAAGACCAACAAGATCCCCAGACAGATTCCGGAGCAACCTTGGTACATGACTCCTGTTTTCTCTATCCTAATTGGAGGAATCCTCCCATTCGGGGCAGTCTTCATCGAGCTCTTCTTCATCCTGACCTCGATTTGGCTCCATCAGTTCTACTACATATTTGGGTTCCTCTTCATAGTCTTCCTCATCCTCATCGTGACCTGTGCTGAGATCACGATCGTCCTCTGCTACTTCCAACTATGCAGCGAGGACTACCATTGGTGGTGGAGGTCTTACTTGACTTCAGGCTCTTCCGCCCTCTACCTCTTTCTCTATGCGACCTTCTACTTCTTCACAAAGCTCGAGATCACAAAGCTAGTCTCAGGGGCACTCTACTTCGGGTACATGCTCATCATCTCATATGCCTTCTTCGTGGTCACTGGCACGATTGGGTTCTACGCATGCTTCTGGTTCACAAGGCTGATCTACTCCTCAGTGAAGATTGACTGA